The following are from one region of the Streptomyces tuirus genome:
- a CDS encoding trypsin-like peptidase domain-containing protein, protein MASRNGSRETDDSPNGLPDRPGTAGIEDGAAPADALVRIHDLAGRPRGTGFLADHHGTLITSHEAVDGLPRLVLHGAGDRRRVVSADAVTPLPALDLALVRTEGLGVPALPVTVREGTGTGAYVRIAAGGWREARVLGPATVTYAATDRCHRLDGVLELAVGTAGRDALRLGGGAAGGPVLDAGTGAVVAVLGTALSSDHRDVGFAVPLRARIPGAAGPLGELLAENAATVPAYGADLNLAGVLELTGAAMALEGPPDGPGVPPPVERAAVAAEFTAFVDGPAAVLGLVGAPGSGRTTELAALAARRRRAAWPTLWLRGCDLWDGDTSVADAARRALERAAPAVLAASACSGPGDITPDRLAHLTRSLGRPLLLLLDGPEEMPPGLARRLTDWTDGTARWLRDTGTRLVVACRAEYWETASFPAGPCVRLGDLTEDEAGRARRSHGIPDHALVPADARHPLALGLLAEVLGTVSAPPEGAAIDRHDVFTAYLDLMSLRIATRLATGNGLHGTAVRRLAAKVAGQVHEAARRSLGPGSGDLDREAFGEVFPWGPAPERLGGCSGWASAVLAEGLLVPAGAGYRFAHEGLADWLQGTHLDLDEALQALVHRGEEAQSDPVPHHRIGPVVQALLCLARQHGAGQPASRLADLVHALDADPSSWWAARLLAGTLSALPDAAPYAEVLRLLADRIVAWRRQERPVPEELGPAFWTGLRLPEETRCALLRRLVHADGPPCEAGPRFLDAVAALLAADPTAVQPQLARWFDDEQPLPATPHATVATAAQALLHTHRHGALDELADVLVDSAHPRADELLAVLTEEEPSAVCQAVDRWARDERSARRSAAVAHGLRVAPHVSTGGDRALLRYTALTLLARPTDRALHGGALALLVQDPHTRARYLPRALEHFAAGDPRFSPDALAGALLTDPEPVLGAFAARLERPDAEEALRALADATPPGLARRVAALVCRAARQRPELAGQAAAYADQRLDRGPAARPVLLPLVTGLLEDGSVRLRCALAGVLSPPGVPASRPLRRELRDALLAREHDTDVLDALLNAAARNGGDDLRDLVHRIGLLLVRTPEGATRFDRALVDLGRHVPGFAARAAAWLTDAPVEWAALVGPSSHRMIENLAGAGVPA, encoded by the coding sequence ATGGCGTCGCGGAACGGGTCCCGGGAGACGGACGACAGCCCAAACGGCTTGCCGGACCGCCCCGGGACAGCGGGAATCGAGGACGGGGCGGCCCCCGCGGACGCCCTCGTGCGGATCCACGACCTGGCCGGCCGCCCCCGCGGCACCGGCTTCCTGGCCGACCACCACGGCACGCTGATCACCAGCCACGAGGCCGTCGACGGCCTGCCCAGGCTCGTCCTGCACGGCGCCGGGGACCGCCGCCGGGTGGTGTCCGCCGACGCGGTCACCCCACTGCCCGCGCTGGACCTGGCGCTCGTCCGGACCGAGGGGCTCGGCGTGCCTGCGCTGCCCGTCACCGTGCGGGAGGGGACCGGGACCGGCGCCTACGTCCGGATCGCCGCCGGAGGCTGGCGCGAGGCGCGGGTGCTGGGCCCGGCCACCGTGACGTACGCGGCCACGGACCGCTGTCACCGCCTCGACGGCGTGCTGGAGCTGGCGGTCGGCACGGCGGGGCGGGACGCGCTGCGGCTCGGTGGCGGAGCGGCCGGCGGCCCGGTGCTCGACGCCGGGACCGGAGCCGTCGTCGCGGTCCTCGGCACCGCGCTCAGCTCCGACCACCGCGACGTCGGGTTCGCCGTGCCGCTGCGGGCCCGGATCCCCGGAGCGGCGGGGCCGCTGGGCGAGCTGCTCGCCGAGAACGCGGCGACGGTCCCCGCGTACGGCGCGGACCTCAACCTGGCCGGGGTGCTGGAGCTGACCGGCGCCGCGATGGCGCTGGAGGGCCCGCCCGACGGCCCCGGTGTCCCGCCACCGGTCGAACGGGCGGCCGTGGCAGCCGAGTTCACCGCGTTCGTGGACGGCCCGGCGGCCGTGCTCGGCCTGGTCGGAGCACCGGGCAGCGGCCGGACGACGGAACTCGCGGCGCTCGCCGCGCGGCGCCGGCGAGCCGCGTGGCCCACGCTGTGGTTGCGCGGCTGCGACCTGTGGGACGGCGACACGTCGGTGGCGGACGCGGCCCGCCGGGCGCTGGAGCGTGCCGCCCCCGCCGTGTTGGCCGCCTCCGCATGCTCCGGTCCCGGCGACATCACGCCCGATCGCCTCGCCCACCTCACCCGCTCTCTGGGCCGCCCGCTGCTGCTCCTCCTCGACGGCCCCGAGGAGATGCCACCGGGCCTGGCCCGGCGGCTGACCGACTGGACGGACGGGACCGCGCGGTGGCTGCGGGACACGGGAACGCGGCTGGTGGTGGCGTGCCGGGCGGAGTACTGGGAGACCGCGTCCTTCCCCGCGGGGCCGTGCGTGCGGCTCGGCGACCTCACCGAGGACGAGGCCGGTCGGGCGCGCCGGAGCCACGGCATCCCCGATCACGCCCTCGTCCCGGCCGACGCGCGGCATCCCCTCGCCCTCGGTCTCCTCGCCGAGGTCCTCGGGACCGTCTCCGCACCCCCGGAAGGGGCCGCGATCGACCGGCACGACGTCTTCACGGCCTACCTGGACCTGATGTCCCTGCGCATCGCCACCCGGCTGGCCACCGGCAACGGCCTGCACGGCACGGCCGTACGCCGGCTGGCCGCCAAGGTGGCCGGGCAGGTGCACGAGGCCGCCCGGCGCAGCCTCGGCCCGGGGTCGGGGGACCTCGACCGGGAGGCGTTCGGGGAGGTGTTCCCGTGGGGGCCCGCCCCGGAGCGGCTCGGCGGCTGCTCGGGCTGGGCGTCGGCCGTGCTGGCCGAGGGCCTGCTCGTGCCCGCCGGCGCCGGCTACCGCTTCGCGCACGAGGGGCTCGCCGACTGGCTCCAGGGCACGCACCTCGACCTCGACGAGGCCCTGCAGGCCCTCGTCCACCGCGGCGAGGAGGCGCAGTCCGACCCCGTGCCGCACCACCGCATCGGACCGGTCGTCCAGGCCCTGCTCTGCCTCGCCCGCCAGCACGGCGCCGGCCAACCCGCCTCCCGCCTGGCCGACCTGGTGCACGCCCTGGACGCCGATCCCTCCTCCTGGTGGGCTGCCCGGCTGCTCGCCGGGACGCTGTCGGCCCTGCCCGACGCGGCGCCCTACGCGGAGGTGCTGCGGCTGCTCGCCGACCGGATCGTGGCCTGGCGGCGCCAGGAGCGGCCGGTGCCGGAGGAGCTCGGACCCGCCTTCTGGACCGGCCTGCGACTGCCCGAGGAGACGCGCTGCGCCCTGCTGCGGCGGCTGGTCCACGCCGACGGGCCGCCGTGCGAGGCCGGGCCCCGCTTCCTGGACGCCGTCGCCGCACTCCTCGCCGCCGACCCCACCGCCGTGCAACCGCAGCTGGCCCGCTGGTTCGACGACGAGCAACCGCTGCCCGCCACCCCGCACGCGACCGTCGCCACCGCCGCCCAGGCACTGCTGCACACCCACCGCCACGGCGCCCTGGACGAGCTGGCGGACGTCCTCGTCGACAGCGCCCACCCGAGGGCCGACGAACTGCTCGCCGTCCTGACCGAGGAGGAACCGTCAGCGGTGTGCCAGGCCGTCGACCGGTGGGCGCGCGACGAGCGGTCCGCCCGGCGCAGCGCGGCGGTGGCGCACGGACTGCGCGTCGCGCCGCACGTGAGCACCGGAGGCGACCGCGCCCTCCTGCGCTACACGGCCCTCACCCTGCTCGCCCGCCCCACCGACCGCGCCCTGCACGGCGGCGCCCTCGCCCTCCTCGTCCAGGACCCCCACACCCGCGCCCGCTACCTCCCCCGGGCGCTGGAGCACTTCGCGGCGGGTGACCCGCGGTTCTCACCGGACGCGCTGGCCGGAGCCCTGCTGACCGACCCCGAGCCGGTGCTCGGGGCCTTCGCGGCCCGGCTGGAGCGGCCCGACGCGGAGGAGGCCCTGCGGGCACTGGCCGACGCCACCCCGCCCGGCCTGGCCCGGCGGGTCGCCGCGCTGGTGTGCCGGGCGGCGCGGCAGCGGCCGGAACTCGCCGGGCAGGCGGCCGCCTACGCCGACCAGCGGCTCGACCGGGGCCCCGCCGCCCGGCCCGTGCTCCTGCCGCTGGTCACCGGCCTGCTGGAGGACGGCTCGGTACGGCTGCGCTGCGCCCTCGCCGGCGTCCTCAGCCCGCCCGGCGTCCCCGCCTCGCGCCCGCTGCGCCGCGAACTGCGCGACGCGCTCCTCGCCCGGGAGCACGACACCGACGTCCTGGACGCGCTGCTGAACGCGGCCGCCCGCAACGGCGGTGACGACCTGCGCGACCTCGTCCACCGCATCGGGCTGCTCCTCGTACGCACCCCGGAGGGCGCCACGCGCTTCGACCGCGCCCTGGTCGACCTGGGCCGCCACGTGCCCGGCTTCGCCGCCCGCGCCGCCGCCTGGCTGACCGACGCGCCCGTGGAGTGGGCGGCGCTGGTCGGGCCCAGTTCCCACCGGATGATCGAGAACCTGGCGGGCGCGGGCGTCCCCGCGTGA
- a CDS encoding bifunctional riboflavin kinase/FAD synthetase, with translation MQRWRGLEDIPQDWGRSVVTIGSYDGVHRGHQLIIRHAVDRARELGVPAVVVTFDPHPSEVVRPGSHPPLLAPHHRRAELMADLGVDAVLILPFTTEFSKLSPADFVVKVLVDKLHAKAVVEGPNFRFGHKAAGNVEFLSTQGKTYDFEVEVVDLYVTGAAGGGEPFSSTLTRRLVAEGDVQGAAEILGRPHRVEGVVVRGAQRGRELGFPTANVETLPHTAIPADGVYAGWLHAQGEAMPAAISVGTNPQFEGTERTVEAYAIDRVGLDLYGLHVAVDFLAFVRGQAKFDTLDALLVQMGQDVEKCRELVAAEGAA, from the coding sequence GTGCAGCGCTGGCGTGGCTTGGAGGACATCCCCCAGGACTGGGGGCGCAGCGTCGTCACCATCGGCTCCTACGACGGAGTGCACCGCGGGCACCAGCTGATCATCCGGCATGCCGTGGACCGCGCCCGGGAGCTGGGCGTGCCCGCCGTCGTCGTCACCTTCGACCCGCACCCCAGCGAGGTCGTCCGCCCGGGCAGTCACCCGCCGCTGCTCGCCCCGCACCACCGCCGCGCCGAACTCATGGCCGACCTGGGCGTGGACGCGGTGCTCATCCTCCCCTTCACGACCGAGTTCTCGAAGCTGTCCCCGGCCGACTTCGTCGTCAAGGTCCTCGTCGACAAGCTGCACGCCAAGGCGGTCGTCGAGGGCCCCAACTTCCGCTTCGGCCACAAGGCCGCCGGGAACGTGGAGTTCCTGTCCACGCAGGGCAAGACCTACGACTTCGAGGTCGAGGTCGTCGACCTGTACGTGACGGGTGCGGCGGGCGGAGGCGAGCCGTTCTCCTCCACGCTGACCCGGCGGCTGGTCGCCGAGGGCGACGTCCAGGGCGCGGCGGAGATCCTGGGCCGCCCGCACCGGGTCGAGGGTGTCGTCGTCCGGGGCGCCCAGCGTGGGCGCGAACTGGGCTTCCCGACGGCCAACGTCGAGACCCTGCCGCACACGGCCATCCCGGCCGACGGTGTGTACGCCGGCTGGCTGCACGCCCAGGGGGAGGCGATGCCGGCGGCGATCTCCGTGGGGACGAATCCGCAGTTCGAGGGGACCGAGCGCACGGTGGAGGCGTATGCCATCGACCGGGTGGGGCTCGATCTGTACGGGTTGCATGTCGCGGTCGACTTCCTGGCGTTCGTGCGGGGGCAGGCGAAGTTCGACACGCTGGACGCGCTGCTGGTTCAGATGGGGCAGGACGTTGAGAAGTGCAGGGAGTTGGTGGCGGCCGAGGGGGCTGCCTAG
- a CDS encoding ABC transporter ATP-binding protein: MTISPTAPEVTTAPLLSAQDLHVTFPGRHGGPRARAVDGVDLDVRRGEIVALVGESGCGKTTLARSLLGLVEPTAGRVTFDGRPLDYTGRSLKAYRKRVQLVLQDPSGSLNPRHTVYDAVAEGLRIHGYGGDERTAVAEALSRAGLRPPERFFLRYPHELSGGQRQRVVIAGALVLEPELLVADEPVASLDASVRGEILALLLRLRSELGLSALVVTHDLGLAWNIADRVAVMYLGRIVETGAVEQVLTAPRHPYTQALLSVLPEAPGAPVVLTGEPPDPTHVPPGCRFHARCQILASGEADRAGVSDACRGQDLPVLSGGGESQVACHWAASRAPLRGAGNCATSPHPPADGPQAN; encoded by the coding sequence ATGACCATCTCCCCCACGGCCCCCGAGGTCACCACGGCCCCTTTGCTCAGTGCCCAGGACCTCCACGTCACCTTCCCCGGCCGGCACGGCGGCCCCCGGGCCCGCGCGGTGGACGGCGTCGACCTCGACGTCCGCCGGGGCGAGATCGTCGCCCTGGTCGGCGAGTCCGGCTGCGGCAAGACGACCCTGGCCCGCAGCCTGCTCGGGCTGGTCGAGCCGACGGCGGGCCGGGTCACCTTCGACGGCCGCCCGCTGGACTACACCGGCCGGTCCCTCAAGGCCTACCGCAAACGCGTCCAGCTGGTCCTCCAGGACCCGAGCGGCTCGCTCAACCCCCGCCACACGGTGTACGACGCGGTCGCCGAGGGCCTGCGCATCCACGGCTACGGCGGCGACGAACGCACCGCGGTCGCCGAGGCCCTGTCCCGGGCCGGCCTGCGTCCGCCGGAGCGCTTCTTCCTGCGCTACCCGCACGAGCTGTCCGGCGGGCAGCGCCAGCGGGTCGTCATCGCCGGCGCGCTCGTCCTGGAACCCGAACTCCTCGTCGCCGACGAGCCGGTGGCGTCCCTCGACGCCTCGGTGCGCGGCGAGATCCTCGCCCTGCTGCTGCGCCTGCGCAGCGAACTGGGCCTGTCCGCGCTGGTGGTGACGCACGACCTGGGCCTGGCGTGGAACATCGCCGACCGGGTCGCCGTGATGTACCTGGGCCGGATCGTGGAGACGGGCGCGGTGGAACAGGTCCTCACCGCACCGCGGCACCCCTACACGCAGGCGCTGCTGTCGGTACTCCCGGAGGCTCCCGGCGCCCCGGTGGTCCTCACGGGCGAACCCCCGGACCCGACCCACGTCCCGCCGGGCTGCCGCTTCCACGCCCGCTGCCAGATCCTGGCCAGTGGAGAGGCGGACCGGGCGGGCGTGTCGGACGCGTGCAGGGGCCAGGACTTGCCGGTGCTGAGCGGGGGCGGGGAATCACAGGTCGCTTGCCACTGGGCAGCTTCGCGTGCGCCCCTCAGGGGCGCGGGGAACTGCGCGACAAGCCCCCACCCACCCGCAGACGGCCCACAGGCGAACTAG
- a CDS encoding ABC transporter ATP-binding protein: MSLLDVRNLTVTYAGGSAAVRGVDLRLEAGQKLGLAGESGCGKSTLALALLRLLPAGARISGEVLLDGEDVLTMKWGRVRAVRWAGASIVFQGAMHSLNAVHRVGDQIAEPILLHRKATAAGAKRKTGELLEQVGLPAARADAYPHELSGGQRQRVMIAMALACDPRLVVADEPTTALDVMIQAQILRLIEQLVADQDLGLIMISHDLAVLADTCDRLAVMYAGRVVEEGPARQVYEDARHPYARALSAAFPRIGDPVSRFAPQGLAGDPPDPAALPSGCTFHPRCPVALESCPEEDPVLRAAGPERRAACVLVGLPGAGAEAAEERATTEPAAPENGPADEPEALEEARPGTP, translated from the coding sequence TTGAGTCTGCTCGACGTCAGGAACCTGACCGTGACGTACGCGGGCGGGTCGGCCGCCGTGCGCGGGGTGGACCTGCGCCTGGAGGCGGGCCAGAAGCTCGGCCTCGCCGGGGAGTCCGGCTGCGGCAAGTCCACGCTGGCGCTGGCCCTGCTGCGGCTGCTGCCGGCCGGGGCGCGGATCAGCGGGGAGGTGCTCCTCGACGGTGAGGACGTGCTGACCATGAAGTGGGGGCGGGTGCGGGCGGTCCGCTGGGCCGGGGCCTCCATCGTCTTCCAGGGCGCGATGCACTCTCTCAACGCGGTGCACCGCGTCGGCGACCAGATCGCCGAACCGATCCTGCTGCACCGGAAGGCCACCGCGGCCGGGGCGAAGAGGAAGACCGGGGAACTGCTGGAGCAGGTCGGGCTGCCGGCCGCCCGCGCCGACGCCTACCCGCACGAGCTGTCCGGAGGCCAGCGCCAGCGCGTCATGATCGCCATGGCCCTGGCCTGCGACCCGAGGCTCGTCGTCGCGGACGAGCCGACAACCGCGCTCGACGTGATGATCCAGGCCCAGATCCTCCGGCTCATCGAGCAGCTGGTCGCGGACCAGGACCTCGGCCTGATCATGATCAGCCACGACCTCGCCGTCCTCGCCGACACCTGCGACCGGCTCGCGGTGATGTACGCGGGCCGCGTGGTCGAGGAAGGCCCGGCCCGGCAGGTCTACGAGGACGCCCGGCACCCCTACGCCCGGGCGCTGTCGGCCGCGTTCCCGCGCATCGGCGACCCGGTGTCCCGGTTCGCCCCGCAGGGACTGGCGGGCGACCCGCCGGACCCGGCGGCACTGCCGTCGGGCTGCACGTTCCATCCGCGCTGCCCGGTGGCGCTGGAGTCGTGCCCCGAGGAGGACCCGGTGCTGCGGGCGGCGGGGCCGGAGCGGCGGGCCGCCTGTGTGCTGGTCGGGCTACCGGGAGCCGGAGCGGAAGCCGCCGAAGAGCGGGCGACGACCGAGCCCGCGGCTCCCGAAAACGGCCCGGCCGACGAACCGGAGGCCCTGGAGGAAGCGAGGCCCGGCACACCATGA
- a CDS encoding ABC transporter permease yields MTTTTGTAPGPRALARQRRRASAARFWRQYRSERAGLYGLTVLALCALLALFAPLFVGSDVSSVTDAPGRPMQSPSAEFPLGTDQFGRDLLGLVIWGSRVSLLVGLLAAVLSVAIGTLIGVTAGHFKGWYATVMMRITDWFLVMPTLVLAIALATVMSRSLTTTVVAIGVTTWPTTARLVRAQTLAVETRPYIERARALGGGHWHIMSRHVLPNVMPLVLAQTTLIISSAILAEATLAFLGLGDPTVVSWGGLLQDAREAGAVSAGDWWYLVPPGIAIAVVALAFTLCGRAVEAVLNPRLGVSR; encoded by the coding sequence ATGACGACGACGACCGGGACGGCCCCCGGCCCGCGCGCCCTGGCCCGGCAGCGCCGCCGGGCGTCCGCCGCACGCTTCTGGCGGCAGTACCGCTCCGAACGGGCGGGGCTGTACGGCCTGACGGTGCTAGCGCTGTGCGCGCTGCTGGCGCTGTTCGCACCGCTGTTCGTCGGCTCCGACGTGAGCAGCGTGACCGACGCGCCGGGGCGTCCGATGCAGAGTCCGAGCGCCGAGTTCCCGCTCGGCACCGACCAGTTCGGGCGTGATCTGCTGGGCCTGGTGATCTGGGGCTCGCGGGTGTCGCTGCTGGTCGGGCTGCTCGCCGCCGTGCTGTCGGTGGCGATCGGCACCCTGATCGGGGTGACGGCGGGGCACTTCAAGGGCTGGTACGCGACGGTGATGATGCGGATCACCGACTGGTTCCTGGTCATGCCGACGCTGGTGCTCGCGATCGCCCTGGCGACCGTGATGTCCCGCTCGCTGACCACCACCGTCGTGGCGATCGGCGTCACGACCTGGCCGACCACGGCCCGGCTGGTGCGCGCCCAGACCCTCGCTGTGGAGACCCGGCCGTACATCGAGCGGGCGCGGGCGCTCGGCGGCGGCCACTGGCACATCATGTCCAGGCACGTGCTGCCGAACGTGATGCCGCTGGTCCTGGCCCAGACGACCCTGATCATCTCCTCGGCCATCCTCGCGGAGGCGACGCTCGCCTTCCTGGGCCTGGGCGACCCCACGGTCGTGTCATGGGGCGGACTGCTCCAGGACGCACGTGAGGCGGGCGCGGTCAGTGCCGGGGACTGGTGGTACCTGGTGCCGCCGGGCATCGCCATCGCCGTGGTGGCGCTGGCGTTCACGCTGTGCGGCCGGGCCGTGGAGGCCGTCCTCAACCCCAGGCTGGGGGTGTCGCGTTGA